The DNA segment AGGGCAGAGGGCCATGCCCAGGGCTGGGGACTAAAGGAAGTGTGCCCCCCCTGCCCCCGGAGGGTCAGGGACAGCACTGTGGACCTTGGTGGGTACCACCTGAGGAGGATGAGCCCCACCTCTGCTGAGGCTTGCCCTGTCCCTTTTAGGCTACTACGTGGGCATGTGCTTCGCAGCCTCAGAAAAGCGGCTCTACTTCCCCAGCCAGGCCCCGGAGACCTGGCGGGTCTTTCTCCTGCTGGCATTGACACTGCCCGCCATCGCCTGCGCCCTGATCTACTATTGGTCCCGGGACCGGTGGGCCCACCACCCACTGGCCCGCACCCTGGCCCGCTACGCCCTCCCGCAGTCAGGCTGGCGGGCCGTCGCTTCCTCCGTGGACACCGAGTTCCGGCGGATCGACAAGTTTGCCACGGGGGCGCCGGGTGCCCGTGTGATCGTGACGGACACGTGGGTGCTGAAGGTGACCACGTACCGTGTGCGCGTGGCCCAGCAGCAGGACGTGCACCTGACCGTGACGGAGTCCCAGCAGCGCGACCTCTCCCCAGACTCGAACCTGCCCGTACAGCTCCTCACCATCCGCGTGGCCAGTGCCGACCCTGCCGTGCCGGCTTTCGACATCCGGTAGGCGGGCCTGCGGCTGGTGGGGGTGACGCTGGGCTTGCCGGGGTGGGTGTGGCCAGCCAGCGCCCGAGTTGTGGTCTTTGAGTCGCTCCAGGAGGTGACGATGGTGGGAGCTGGTCCTATCAGCCGCCTCTCCAGCATGCCCCTCCCTCagcgcccccacccccccggccccCCTCAGGTACTCTCCGCTTCGCCTTTCTGCACACCCTGCTCCAAGCCGCCTTCCGCAGCATGTCGGGGGGGCACACGGGGGATGTTTAGGGGCCGCCGTGTAGCACGGAGGCTCGGTGGCTCCCTCGGCTCTGAGGCCTGGGCCCGAGCCCAGGTGTCCCCGTCTAGTTCAGGCTGCGGCTGCCCCTCCTGGGACACGCCCTGGGCCTGAACCTGCCGACGGctaggctctctgtttctcagcTACAGTCCTCTCGCCCCCCTGCCCTCCCACGTTGTGGGGGGCCAGTGGGCAGCTTTGGGTCTGTGGGCTCCGGCCCCAGAGTCCTCTCTGCTGGGTGCTGGGCTATGCCTGAGCCGCCACGTCTGTGTGGTCATGGGCGCCCTGGGCACTGGGGCGCAGCTTTGGCCTCTCTGCCCGCCCCGGGGACCTTGCCAGTCCGCTGGGAACCACAGCCCTGCCCTGCAGACGCGCCCGGTGGTCCCCACCCAGCAGCAAACACCTCGTGCAGGCTGCACTCCACGGAGTACGGTGAGCTGTGTGAGAAGCTCCGGGCACCCATCCGCAGTGCGGCCGACGTGGTCATCCACCAGAGCTTGGGCGACCTGTTCCTGGAGACCTTCGCCTCCTTGGTGGAGGTCAATCCGGCCTACTCGGTCCCCAGCAGCCAGgtggggggctgggcaggggtggcgggttccccagctgggcccCCATGGACCGCGTCTCCTGCGGTGGGGCCCCAGGGCAGCCTGGCAGGGCTCCCTCTGATCGCCTGGGCTGCCTGCAGGACCTGGAGGCGTGCATCGGCTGCATGCAGACCCGGGCCAGCGTGAGGCTGGTGAAGACCTGCCAGGAGGCGGACGAGGGCGAGTGCCAGCAGTGCTGTTGCCGCCCCATGTGGTGTCTCACCTGCATGGGCAAGTGGTTCGCCAGCCGCCAGGACCCGCAGCGCCCCGACACCTGGCTGGCCAGCCGTGTGCCCTGCCCCACCTGCCGTGCGCGCTTCTGCATCCTGGACGTGTGTGCCGTGCGCTGAGCCCGCCAGAGGGACCCCGCCACTGCCTTGGGGAGTAGTTGGGCCTCTGGGCCCTGGTTTGGGCTGTCATGGGTGGCTCATCCCCGTGTGGCGACTCACCGCTGCAGAAGGGCTGAGGCTGCAGTAGGGctggggttttgttttaaaaagaagttttctGTTGAAGTTCTGTCTGCAGCAGCGGGATGGGTCTTCAGTGCCTTTGTCTCCCCCACTCTTCGTGCTTCCGATTAGGGGTAGATGCTGGGCACACAGAACGTGGTGTCGGGTCCATCTCCAGAGCATTCTGGGGCCCCCTGAGCTGTGTTCTGGGAGACCCCGTCGTCTGCCCCAGATGGCCCTAACTTAAGCCACTTGCCTTAAACGTATGGGGCACATAAACCTTAACTGCTTGTCAGTTACACGACAGACTCGGATTTGCCCGAGCTGCAGTCTGTCCTACTCCTGTCCCCAAGCCAGCTGCTGGCCCTGTGGCATCGGCACCCTCCACTCCCCCCACGGAGGCTGCTCTGAGGAACTGGCGCAGAGCTCATTGGTGGAGGGTGAGAGCACTGCCCAGGGGCTCCTGGTGATTGTGGGCAGCCAAGGGCCCACTCCTGGTGGGGGGGGTGGCCCCTGCCTGCTCCCTGCCCAGGGACACCCTGGGCTTCCCATCGGGGGCTGGCTGCTTCCAGCTGCCATTCTGCAGCCCGTGCTTGTGGGGGCTGCCCCGTCCCTGGGAGGGGCTTGTAACCACGTgcctgctgctgccgctgctgctgctgcgaaTCCAGGGAAAGGAGCAAGTTTCAGACCCCTGGTAGCGAGGGCACCGAGTTGAagaccatgctccacagcaaCGCCCTGCATCCGGAAGACAAGCTTGTTGGGACTCAGCACAAGGCTGGCCATAGCCCCGCAGGGGCCGCCCACTTAGGAAGGGAAGTGCCCAGCAGTCAAGGCAATGGCAGCCGTCTGCCCAATTCCTGCTGGCGCAGGAGGGGAGTAGGGAGGCAAGTGCCAGGTCCCTGGCTACAGCTCTGACAGATGGGGCTGTTGGAGGGGCCCTGAGCCCCCTAAACCTGCTCATTCTAAGCAGGGCAGATGTACTCAGCTGGCCCGACTCACCCAAGGCTGCACCAAAGCCAGGGATTTGGGAGCAAGAAGCCCAGCTTTGCGGCCCTCGGGGGTGCCCACAGATGAAGGCCATCAGAGGGTCAGGCGGGAGCCATGCCCAGCCTCAGCTTGGAGTTTCAAACCTCGGCAAGGGAGAGCCAGGCCTGGGGTTCTCTTTTCTACAAAAGAAACTTACTTAGTTTTATAAACGTATTGTAGTGAAGTGatacactatttaataaaatgttactaTGAGTTTATAGATTTTCTCGAttggaatattttgtttttcctgataTTCAAGCTCTGGTAACAATTGGGGAGATGCCATCTTAGAAGTGGCAGCTTTAATGTGCACGTTTTGCTCAGAATAAGAGAAGAGAGGCAGACTATGCAGGAATCTTCCTCTCATTTCCCAGCTGGGGTCAGAAAGCCCATTTCCAGGGCACCGTCGTTGACGGGTCCTGGGGGTTGTAGGGGGGTCAGCATGCAGGCCCTCCAGGCACAGGGGACACGGATGGCCCAAGGTGGTGGGCCCTGCTGGTCAAGGCCTCCAACCTTGAGCTCTCCGCTGTGTCCCATGGGATTCCTTGGTGGCCCAGGATAGCAGCTCGGGTCGGGGAGCTCCTCAGCGGCACGTGCTTCCTGCTCTCATATTGGTGCTGGCCCCCCCAACGTTTTTAGAAAGTGGTACATGGAACCCTTTTAAAAAACACCGGTGGTCTCGAATTTTCTACATCCCAGAGATCTTTGATGTTCTTTCGACTTCAGTCCTTCTCTTTTGCGCACAGCATCACCACTTAACGCGCGGAGACTGGCCCAGGGCCCCGCCGGGTAGGGTACCCGGTGGGGGTCACGGAGGGCCCGTGCGCTGTGCGCGGGGTGGGGGAGCAGTTAGCGCAGCAGGCGGCTCTGAAAGAGGCAGAAGTGAGCTCAGCGGCGGGAACTTCACATAGGCTCGCGGCGCCGGGCATCAGTCGCGGGCAGCGAGTTACCCCAGGCTTCTCCGTGCCTAAAGACTGCAGCCCGATGTTGCTCTGCTGCCACCCCTTCCGGGTTCCGGGTTCCCGCCAGGGCGGACACAGTCCCCGCCGAGCCGACCAATCGGAGAGCGCCCGAAACCGGGGCCGGGCCAATCGGAGACGCGTCCCTTGTTCCCTTGGCGCGCCCACGTCGCCAGCGTCCGAATCTCCCGCCAATACCCCTATCCCCGCCCGCGAAGGTGCGGCCAATCAGCGTCCGAGGGTCGCGGCGGCCCGGCCGCCTCCAAGGCGGAGGGGGTAACCTTTTTTGAGGGCCTCGCCCCAGTCAACCCGGCGGCGCCCCTTCGCCTCCCGGATGGAAGCACGCGGGGCAGCTGTTTCGCGGCTCCCGCCCCGGCCTGGGCGGCCTGCGAGGCGCGCGCCTCCGAGCGGCTCCCCCCGGCGCGGGCCCTATGGTCTCGACCGGCTCGGCGCGCGCGGgagcccggggggcggggcggcggcccATAAAGGCTGTTGGGGGCGGGGCGCGCGCAGTCAGTGAGCGTCGCGAGGAAAGGAGGCCGCCGTCGTCGTCGCCACCGCCGGACCCCAGGCCCCCACGATCCTGCCCGCCGCGTCGCCATGGCCTGCCGGCTGCGAAGTCCCCCCAGGTGCGGGAGCCGCCGCGACGGCGACGCCAGGTGAGGCCGGGTCGCGCGCGGAGGGCTCCCGGGCTGGAGAGCGGCGGGCGGGGTCCAGGCGGGGGTCCCGGGCCGCCCCGCCCTGACGTGGTGTCTTGTCGCCAGCCCGCCGCCCGCCGCAAGATGGAGCCTCGGACGCAAGCGCACGGCCGACGGGAGGCGCCGGAAGCCCGAGGACGCCGAGGGCCCCTCGAGGCCGCCGGGCGACCGCAGACCTGACAGGTGGGCCCGGCGCGGCCGTCGGGGGCcggagcgggggggggggtggggtccCCGCACCTGACTGACTAGGGGGTGCCCGTGGGTCACCAACAACCCTCGACTAGCCGGGGCGTCCTTGGGTCACCACCCCGGTTAGTCAGGGTGCCTTTGTCTCACTACCCGTGGTTAGTGGGGATGCCCTTGGGGCACCACCCTTGACTAGTCGGCGTGCCTTGCCTCACTACCCCTGACTCGTCGGGACGCCCTTGGGTCGCCACCCCCGACCAGTCATCACCCTACGACGGTGAGGTTCCTGAGGATCCGGTGAGGTGTCTCGGTGACGGGGGTCCACAGAAAGTGGGCTCAGTCTCAGTCACCGAGCCCTGCTGTGTTCCGGGGATGGCGTTGGGGGCCACCACGAACTTAGAACTTTCCAGAGCAATCAGGTTAACCCTTAAGAGTCAGCTCAGAAAAGTCGGGTGTCAGCAGCAGAGCCACAGAAGGGGGTGCCAGGATGCAGACCGGGGCTGAAGCTCCGACCCTCCTCCACCCTGGTGCTCCCAGGCGCTTCCGCCCTGACGAGCCTTGGCCGCAGCGTTTACGTGTTCGCACGCCTGCTGAGCAGCGCGGCGGGGAGGCCAAGACACCGTGTCAGCCAGGTCGCCTTCTCGTTCTGCTTGCGCCCTGACACGGTGACCGGCGGGCCAGCGAGTCAGATGGGGCGTGTCAGAGACGGGGCGGCCGGTGACGGCCAGCGTGGCCGGGGGAGGCCTCTGTCGGAGCTGGTGATGCGGCTTAAGAAGCTTTTCAGATGAGTAAAGAGAAGACGTTGAGGAGGAAATAGCAGGCGGGATCTCTCAGTCCGGTCGGGGAGGCACAGGGGTTGAGTTAGCATAGCATGGCTTTTAAAGATTTgggatttgagggcttccctggtggcgcagcggttgagagtccgcctgccgaggcaggggacgcgggttcgtgccccggtccgggaggatcccacgtgccgcggagcggctgggcccgtgagccgtggccgctgcgcctgcgcgtccggagcctgcgctccgcgatgggagaggccacagcagtgagaggcccgcgtaccgcaaaagaaaaaaaaaaaaaaaaaagacttgagatTTGAGATTACCTGGGAAAAGATGTGAATGGAGAAGAGGCCCTGACAGCCCTAGGGCTAGATGTGAAGAACAGGTAATCGAATGCTGCCTTTGAGATCCTGTTCTGAACCCTGCAGTGGTCTGTTTTAGCTGAAGACAAGGTGTTAAATCTTTACATTCCTTTGTGTCCTGTGGGTGCTCCTCTGGCTCCCAGCAACCCCGCAGGTCTCCTTGTTCTGACGGGAATGCTCCTGTCCTAGACACATTGCCCCCTGCTATTCGTTCCGCGCATGTGCGGCACAGTCATtgagtcattttaatttttccattaatttgATTTCAGACCCTGCCAACCATATTTAGACCGTGGGAATTTATTTTTACGGTTCCAATTTGAGTTTCTGTGGGTGGAGTAATTATAAGGAGAGAAATGGTAATTACATAAAGAGGTTACTTGTTTATTCCTGTTGCATTTTCAAAGCATGCCATTGGGTTTTCAGCTAGAATGTATGAAGTCGCTTATTGATGCAGTTGGAGTtagtttccacttttttttttttttttttttttgcggtacgcgggcctctcactgtcgtggcctctcccgctgcggagcacaggctccggacgcacaggcccagcggccatggctcacgggcccggccgctccgcggcatgtgggatcttcccggaccggggcacgaacccgtgtcccctgcatcggcaggcggactctcaaccactgtgccagcagggaagcctaGTTTCCACTTTTGATATGCCAGTGATGGCCAGTAGAAAGTTGAGGAGGAAAAGTTAAAATGTAAGTTTACATCTTATCTTTAACTAACAGATGTAGCAACAGTTCTAACTGCCGGAGTTCTTGGCATCAAGTTCAAATTGCCTGAACTTCACTAAAGATTTCTTTGAGCTCTAGACAGGACTGAACTTCTAGATTAAATTTAATCCAACTCTAGGCGGGGGGCACCTTTACCTGTAGACTAAGTTCTAATGTAGTAAGAACTCTGAAGTACATTTTTATCCCCCCCCCATTTCAATTATGATGTGATACATCCTGAAGCATTAGTTGTGTGCATCCAGAAGTAAATTGTGGCCACATTTATTAGGTGCTGGTCACTGTTTAGCTCTAAAAATGTATTAgctgaaatcttttttaaaatcctaaaaaaaCTCCCTCTTTTTGGAAATAAAAGAAGTTGTACTAGGTAGGTATACTTCTTGGTGCCGATGATAACTGTTGACTTTGTCTGCCTTTCCCCTGCACTGGCACATAGGGAGCGCCCAGAAGTTGTTTAACAAACAGAGCCCAGGAGGCTTCAGACGAATTGCCTGAAATCGGTGAGATAGTAAGTTACGGAGCAGAGATTACTCTGGAGCTCGTTTTCTTGGCACTCTCCAAACAACCTCAGAACATTTCCTGATGCACTATTTGAAAGGAAACCGAAAGTTGTGTCGTGGTCCAAATGTgcgttttcatttttttgcagcTTTACCACTCCCGAAGGCCCTAAGCCCCGTTCTAGATGTTCAGACTGGGCAAGTGCAGTTGAAGAAGATGAAATGAGGACTAGAGTTAACAAAGAAATCGCAAGGTATGCATTTCAGACCAGTTTGAAATGTTATCCCTggtgtttttaattatatattaaatttgaGGCATATCTTAGAGTGGTGGCTTTTAAAAGTCTGGTGGGCCCCAGACCAGCCACGTCAGCAGCTcccgggaacttgttagaaatgcaggttttcaggccccaccccaggcctgccgGATGGGAAACTGGGTGGGGCCCAGCCCTGGCTTAAAGCCCTTCAGAGGAGTCTGCTCCCTGAAATTGGAGAGCCGGTGTCTCGGGGCTATCCTTCCAGGGTGGCGGTAAGTGGGAGGCGGCGCTGCTAACAGCTCAGAAATGCCAGAGTGCGTGCGGGGACGGGTCCCTGACTTGGGCTCTGTGAACCCCTTGCAGTCGTACCCAGAACTGTGTGTTCAGGTTCAACCCCAAGCCACTTCCTCTTCCTCAGCTCATTACAGTTCAGATGAGGCACCCTCCACCACTGCTCACCCCCCTGGATTACGTTCTCCCTGGTATTTGGGGGCCTTTCTTCCCTATGATAGATGCCATCCAACCCAGGGAATGAACGTTGAGTTATTAAAATGTTGTGGCTCGAAATTAATTGAACCAAGAGTCTGTTCTTAATCCTTATGAGAAAATATGTTCTCATTGtcagcagggaagcagggccagaCTGCTTCCTCCCCCTCTGCAGTGGTCGATGGTATTTAGAGCTGCCTTCTTTGGCAAGGCTCGGGCACACGTGGGGGTTGGTTGTGACCACTTAATTCCGTTCAGACATTAGAATGCACGTGTGTGGGTGAGCAGGATGCCGGGGTGGAAGGGTGAACTGGAGCTGACAGCCGTGGGCTTCAGTGTTTTGAATGAGTTCTCGTGTTTATATAGATCTTGATTTTTCCCAGCTGTAAAGGTAGGCTGTTTGACTGGCTCTGTGCAGTTTCTGTGTTCTGCTCACAAGGGTTATAACAATTCTCATCACGTCCTTGTGTATCTGGAGCCCCGGTGTCACCTCTCGCTGGGGACTGTCTGCAGCTCTTATGTGCTGCAGGGAGACCCCTGTTTGTCTTGACTTTCCTGTTGGTGGGCCCCGCTTTGTTCCTTTCTGAAAATTGTCCTACCTCGCAGAGCAGGCCGGATCTTGTCCAGAGCACTGTTTTGGGCCGCTCTGCGGATCACACCCTTTCTGATGGAAAGCTGCTGCTTTTGATAAGACCCAAGTGATGTGAGCTTTTGATGATCGTGGTATGTCTTACTTCCCACCAGGAAGGGCGGGAGGTAAGAATTCAGCTCACTGTATGTCAAGGAGGCTAGCACACACTACACACCAGCTGTCTGAAATTTTGAAAATGGGTTTTAGTCATACCTGAAGCCAGTCTTTTCAACTGGGGTTccagaaagaatgaaatcctaCAGAAAATGATTTCAGGGACCAGTTTCGCAGTTCTCAGGGGGTGGGTCATTATCTCCTGGTATCCGGGCTTCACTGGGATGCCCCAGCAAACTTGGGGAAGGTTGAGAATTGTAGATTTGGAAGGAGGCACCGTGACGCGTGACAGCTTTTAGACACTTGGATGAGCTTCTAGCTAGAGGTGGTTCACGGTTTCCACGTTAGATTGCGCTGTGCTTTTTTTGGTGATGTACTTTTGCAAAGTTGGGTGTTGG comes from the Kogia breviceps isolate mKogBre1 chromosome 6, mKogBre1 haplotype 1, whole genome shotgun sequence genome and includes:
- the TMEM129 gene encoding E3 ubiquitin-protein ligase TM129 isoform X2, whose translation is MDSPEVTFTLAYVVFAVCFVFTPTEFHSAGLTVQNLLSGWLGSEDAAFVPYHLRRTAATLLCHSLLPLGYYVGMCFAASEKRLYFPSQAPETWRVFLLLALTLPAIACALIYYWSRDRWAHHPLARTLARYALPQSGWRAVASSVDTEFRRIDKFATGAPGARVIVTDTWVLKVTTYRVRVAQQQDVHLTVTESQQRDLSPDSNLPVQLLTIRVASADPAVPAFDIRTWRRASAACRPGPA
- the TMEM129 gene encoding E3 ubiquitin-protein ligase TM129 isoform X1 is translated as MDSPEVTFTLAYVVFAVCFVFTPTEFHSAGLTVQNLLSGWLGSEDAAFVPYHLRRTAATLLCHSLLPLGYYVGMCFAASEKRLYFPSQAPETWRVFLLLALTLPAIACALIYYWSRDRWAHHPLARTLARYALPQSGWRAVASSVDTEFRRIDKFATGAPGARVIVTDTWVLKVTTYRVRVAQQQDVHLTVTESQQRDLSPDSNLPVQLLTIRVASADPAVPAFDIRLHSTEYGELCEKLRAPIRSAADVVIHQSLGDLFLETFASLVEVNPAYSVPSSQDLEACIGCMQTRASVRLVKTCQEADEGECQQCCCRPMWCLTCMGKWFASRQDPQRPDTWLASRVPCPTCRARFCILDVCAVR